The Macrobrachium rosenbergii isolate ZJJX-2024 chromosome 46, ASM4041242v1, whole genome shotgun sequence genome has a window encoding:
- the LOC136830176 gene encoding uncharacterized protein produces MMELRPFIALLILIGSVTARDHHLSNGNLQQLEDGDFPHPHGSFRYPDIFPEEHSDDLNNGFYPDPHFDLEPPYHGRPESVRFGRPHFRQPGGRRVTRRPSFFSASSPSHGVVRNPGRGIVRGSGPFGRTPPPYVNEPGVAGFMKSFRRLIRTYL; encoded by the exons ATGATGGAATTGAGGCCTTTCATCGCTCTATTAATTTTGATAGGCTCCGTCACTGCAAGG GACCATCACCTAAGCAATGGAAACTTGCAGCAACTGGAGGACGGAGACTTTCCCCATCCCCACGGTAGCTTTAGATACCCAGATATTTTCCCAGAGGAGCACAGTGACGATCTGAACAACGGCTTTTACCCAG ATCCTCACTTTGATCTAGAACCTCCCTATCATGGAAGGCCAGAGTCTGTTCGCTTTGGACGACCTCACTTCCGTCAGCCAGGTGGGCGCCGGGTCACACGACGGCCAAGTTTTTTCAGTGCATCCTCGCCCTCACATGGTGTTGTACGAAATCCTGGCAGAGGAATCGTTCGTGGTAGTGGACCATTTGGTAGGACACCTCCACCTTATGTTAACGAGCCTGGCGTAGCTGGTTTCATGAAGTCTTTCAGACGTCTCATCAGAACATACCTCTAA